One window from the genome of Epinephelus moara isolate mb chromosome 5, YSFRI_EMoa_1.0, whole genome shotgun sequence encodes:
- the rps19bp1 gene encoding ribosomal protein S19 binding protein 1 isoform X2, which yields MNTDASKVKKKKQQQQTPSSATVMELVDTKRQGVTKQVKRLQGRLGPGKSKATVKDKRIKSAVEEFRKKQRKSQMGANLKYFMETGYKAADSDTLKILNHNTGRQSRNRPETPAKKAKEPQSLFTEDEFQQFQKEYFGRTVEEKK from the exons atgaacacaG ATGCCAGtaaagtgaagaagaagaagcagcagcagcagacacccAGCTCGGCCACAGTGATGGAGCTGGTGGACACAAAACGACAGGGTGTCACCAAGCAGGTCAAACGGCTGCAGGGTCGCCTGGGTCCTGGCAAGAGCAAAGCTACAGTCAAAGACAAGAGAATCAAGTCTGCAGTGG AGGAGTTCAGGAAGAAGCAGAGGAAGAGTCAGATGGGCGCTAATCTCAAGTACTTTATGGAAACTGGCTACAAAGCAGCAGATTCTGACACTTTGAAG atCCTAAACCACAATACAGGGAGACAGTCCAGGAATCGCCCAGAGACACCTGCCAAGAAGGCCAAGGAGCCGCAGTCTTTGTTCACTGAGGACGAGTTCCAGCAGTTCCAGAAGGAATATTTTGGCaggactgtggaggagaagAAATAA
- the rps19bp1 gene encoding ribosomal protein S19 binding protein 1 isoform X1 codes for MSASLIRRGLELLSDDIKDASKVKKKKQQQQTPSSATVMELVDTKRQGVTKQVKRLQGRLGPGKSKATVKDKRIKSAVEEFRKKQRKSQMGANLKYFMETGYKAADSDTLKILNHNTGRQSRNRPETPAKKAKEPQSLFTEDEFQQFQKEYFGRTVEEKK; via the exons ATGTCGGCGTCGTTGATCAGGAGAGGACTGGAGCTGCTCAGCGATGATATTAAAG ATGCCAGtaaagtgaagaagaagaagcagcagcagcagacacccAGCTCGGCCACAGTGATGGAGCTGGTGGACACAAAACGACAGGGTGTCACCAAGCAGGTCAAACGGCTGCAGGGTCGCCTGGGTCCTGGCAAGAGCAAAGCTACAGTCAAAGACAAGAGAATCAAGTCTGCAGTGG AGGAGTTCAGGAAGAAGCAGAGGAAGAGTCAGATGGGCGCTAATCTCAAGTACTTTATGGAAACTGGCTACAAAGCAGCAGATTCTGACACTTTGAAG atCCTAAACCACAATACAGGGAGACAGTCCAGGAATCGCCCAGAGACACCTGCCAAGAAGGCCAAGGAGCCGCAGTCTTTGTTCACTGAGGACGAGTTCCAGCAGTTCCAGAAGGAATATTTTGGCaggactgtggaggagaagAAATAA